One Drosophila willistoni isolate 14030-0811.24 chromosome 2R unlocalized genomic scaffold, UCI_dwil_1.1 Seg167, whole genome shotgun sequence DNA segment encodes these proteins:
- the LOC26529551 gene encoding glycoprotein-N-acetylgalactosamine 3-beta-galactosyltransferase 1 isoform X2: MSTRDTHIFQTEQLLSFHQKKTPRTKYRLFIILILGLISGFSLTRFFSQFATHTTKDSCKGPTSVMGLDNTSIADKLKKEVRVLCWIMTTPKYHRAKARHVKRTWAKRCNILLFMSTTEDGELPTVKLNATEGRENYYRKMEEALKYIYKHYYNDADWFYKANDDTYAVIENLRYMLYPYNPQTPVHFGLTSSPHVNNTGDDYVLSREALRRFVKEGIPNSEKCLPATVVNEAIEIGRCLKYLNVIAGDSRDSKGLDRMVPCVAPKFLSLVRFDKKYWNGTYPSSTETCPTCCSDLAISWHLVHFHHMYVLNYLIYNLKAYGLVKSLDPLNAKLDVGKVLPASIHKNSIEQIYNAENRNLSSHERRIQT, translated from the exons ATGTCAACCAGAGATACACATATATTTCAAACTGAACAGTTGTTGTCTTTCCATCAAAAAAAGA CCCCTCGGACAAAGTATCGCTTATTTATTATTCTGATTCTGGGTCTTATATCGGGATTTAGCTTAACACGTTTTTTCTCACAATTTGCTACCCATACAACTAAAGATTCTTGT AAAGGCCCCACCAGTGTTATGGGTCTTGATAACACTTCTATTGCCGATAAGTTGAAGAAGGAAGTTCGTGTTCTCTGCTGGATAATGACCACTCCAAAGTATCACAGGGCCAAGGCCCGCCACGTGAAACGTACTTGGGCTAAACGCTGTAATATTTTACTATTCATGAGCACGACTGAGGATGGAGAATTGCCTACGGTAAAGTTGAATGCAACCGAGGGCCGTGAGAATTATTATCGAAAAATGGAAGAGGCCCTCAAGTATATCTATAAGCATTATTACAACGATGCCGATTGGTTCTACAAGGCCAATGACGACACATATGCTGTGATTGAGAATCTTCGTTATATGCTCTATCCGTATAATCCTCAAACCCCCGTACACTTTGGTTTGACCTCCTCCCCCCACGTAAATAACACTGGAGACGATTATGTTCTTAGTCGTGAAGCCCTACGTAGATTTGTGAAAGAAGGTATACCCAATTCGGAAAAATGCTTACCCGCCACAGTAGTCAATGAGGCTATCGAAATTGGTCGCTGTTTAAAGTATTTGAATGTCATTGCTGGGGATTCCCGCGATTCCAAAGGTCTTGATAGGATGGTTCCCTGTGTGGCGCCAAAATTTTTATCTCTGGTCAGATTTGATAAGAAATATTGGAATGGTACCTATCCATCCTCCACGGAAACA TGTCCCACCTGTTGTTCCGACTTGGCAATCTCCTGGCATTTGGTACATTTTCATCACATGTATGTTTTGAACTATCTAATCTACAATTTAAAAGCGTATGGCCTAGTAAAATCGTTGGATCCTCTGAATGCTAAATTAGATGTGGGTAAAGTTTTGCCAGCTTCAATACATAAAAATTCCATAGAGCAAATATACAATGCCGAAAATCGCAATTTGTCAAGCCATGAAAGACGCATACAAACGTAA
- the LOC6643854 gene encoding glycoprotein-N-acetylgalactosamine 3-beta-galactosyltransferase 1 — protein MTSSSTLLTRSLKSEAPRSRSRSLFTLLFGLIAGFCLSQFASRMATPVIIYPLARQHSANHTDLHNDLVVDEGPEHEVFYHEHKEDNTTIADKLKKEVRILCWVMTNPKNHKSKARHVKRTWGKRCNILLFMSSAEDNELPTVKLDVEEGRTNLWRKVKEAFKYVYKHHYNDADWFYKADDDTYAIIENMRYMLYPYSPKTPVHFGFKFKPFVKQGYMSGGAGYVLSREALRRFVVEGIPNPKMCLPGTVENEDIEVGRCMANLNVSAGDSRDSTGRGRMFPFVPEHHLIPGKYDLKWWYWAYQYYKNDDGLDCCSDLAISFHYVAPHFMYVMDYLIYHLKPYGLLRTPEALPAKLKVGKLLPAPIDQPAASNEDSVSDLDRMISSTTVKIDHEPDAREVSSKEVDTEEEKEETESHEKNTSQKKEANDDKSHKE, from the exons ATGACAAGTTCTAGTACGTTGTTAACGAGATCTCTAAAGAGCGAAG CACCTCGCTCAAGGAGTCGTTCGTTGTTTACTCTTCTTTTTGGTCTGATAGCAGGATTTTGTTTGTCTCAATTTGCTTCACGCATGGCCACACCTGTAATTATATATCCACTTGCAAGACAACATTCTGCGAATCATACAGACTTACACAATGATCTTGTCGTAGACGAGGGACCAGAACATGAAGTTTTTTATCACGAACACAAGGAAGATAACACCACAATAGCGGATAAATTAAAGAAAGAGGTTCGAATTCTTTGCTGGGTGATGACCAATCCGAAGAATCACAAATCAAAGGCACGTCATGTGAAACGAACTTGGGGTAAACGTTGCAATATCCTTTTATTCATGAGCTCGGCTGAGGATAATGAATTGCCCACCGTGAAGTTGGATGTGGAGGAAGGACGAACGAATCTTTGGCGTAAGGTTAAGGAGGCGTTCAAGTATGTCTATAAACATCATTATAATGACGCCGATTGGTTCTACAAAGCCGATGATGATACCTATGCTATAATTGAGAACATGCGATATATGCTGTACCCATATAGTCCTAAAACTCCAGTTCACTTTGGTTTCAAATTCAAGCCGTTTGTTAAGCAGGGATACATGTCCGGGGGAGCTGGCTATGTGCTCAGCCGGGAAGCTCTTCGTCGCTTTGTGGTGGAAGGCATACCCAATCCCAAAATGTGCTTACCCGGCACTGTTGAGAATGAGGATATCGAAGTTGGGCGCTGCATGGCGAACTTGAATGTCTCTGCTGGTGATTCTCGCGACTCTACTGGCCGAGGTCGTATGTTTCCTTTTGTTCCAGAACATCACCTTATTCCAGGCAAATATGACTTGAAATGGTGGTATTGGGCCTATCAGTATTACAAGAACGATGAT GGTCTCGACTGTTGTTCTGATTTGGCGATTTCCTTTCATTATGTGGCTCCGCATTTCATGTATGTGATGGACTATTTAATCTATCATTTGAAACCTTACGGTTTGCTACGAACACCGGAAGCCCTGCCTGCTAAATTAAAAGTGGGTAAACTATTACCCGCTCCAATCGATCAACCAGCGGCCAGTAATGAGGACTCCGTAAGTGATCTTGACAGAATGATAAGCAGTACCACTGTCAAAATTGATCATGAGCCTGATGCTAGAGAGGTAAGCTCTAAGGAAGTTGACACAGAAGAGGAAAAGGAAGAAACAGAATCACACGAGAAGAATACATCACAGAAAAAAGAAGCTAACGATGATAAATCGCATAAAGAgtag
- the LOC6643769 gene encoding 40S ribosomal protein S21 isoform X1 — MENDAGENVDLYVPRKCSASNRIIHAKDHASVQLSIVDVDPETGRQTDGSKTYAICGEIRRMGESDDCIVRLAKKDGLITKNF; from the exons atggaaaacgACGCCGGTGAGAATGTCGATTTGTATGTGCCCCGCAAATG CTCGGCATCGAACAGAATCATCCACGCCAAGGACCATGCCTCTGTCCAATTGAGCATCGTTGATGTGGATCCCGAAACTGGACGCCAAACCGACGGCTCAAAGACCTACGCCATCTGCGGCGAGATTCGTCGTATGGGCGAGTCGGATGATTGTATTGTCCGTCTGGCCAAGAAGGATGGCCTTATTACCAA GAACTTCTAA
- the LOC6643769 gene encoding 40S ribosomal protein S21 isoform X2 has product MENDAGENVDLYVPRKCSASNRIIHAKDHASVQLSIVDVDPETGRQTDGSKTYAICGEIRRMGESDDCIVRLAKKDGLITK; this is encoded by the exons atggaaaacgACGCCGGTGAGAATGTCGATTTGTATGTGCCCCGCAAATG CTCGGCATCGAACAGAATCATCCACGCCAAGGACCATGCCTCTGTCCAATTGAGCATCGTTGATGTGGATCCCGAAACTGGACGCCAAACCGACGGCTCAAAGACCTACGCCATCTGCGGCGAGATTCGTCGTATGGGCGAGTCGGATGATTGTATTGTCCGTCTGGCCAAGAAGGATGGCCTTATTACCAAGTAA
- the LOC6643852 gene encoding ankyrin repeat domain-containing protein 29 produces the protein MSLKKETPSDVQLHMAAMRGDELAMLKVLDSGKVHVDCKDEDGTTPLILAAAGGHTHCVLELLDQGADPNSRRLTGTTPMFFAAQGGHLEVVRILIKAGAGVDTPSVDGGTPLFVAAQGGHVKIVRELLDCRTDVNARMKDRATPVFIAAQNGHRTVLSLLIQAEAETDIKRIDGATPLWIAAQMGHDHICKVLLQNGANIDAVRCDGATPLFKAAHKGHAAVITVLLKYRPNLGVLPNGETALHAAAMFGHLAVCKQLVAAGSDVLVKNQDGFTALQLAHQQKFTSICDYLQDRIRKLIARNSMAVPSAPKTSNDNGNPAATATTTMSA, from the exons ATGTCACTAAAG AAGGAGACGCCCTCCGATGTGCAGTTGCACATGGCGGCCATGCGGGGCGATGAGTTGGCTATGCTCAAAGTGCTAGACAGTGGCAAAGTTCATGTGGATTGCAAAGATGAG GATGGAACAACACCGCTTATACTAGCCGCTGCCGGCGGCCATACGCATTGTGTATTAGAATTACTTGACCAGGGAGCTGATCCAAATTCACGACGCTTGACTGGTACCACACCGATGTTTTTTGCCGCACAAGGTGGACACCTGGAGGTGGTTAGGATTTTAATAAAGGCTGGAGCAGGTGTGGATACACCCTCTGTGGATGGGGGAACACCGCTCTTTGTTGCGGCCCAGGGAGGCCATGTGAAAATTGTTAGAGAACTGTTGGATTGTAGAACCGATGTCAATGCCCGTATGAag GATCGTGCAACCCCTGTCTTTATAGCCGCTCAAAATGGACATCGAACAGTGCTATCATTACTGATACAGGCCGAGGCAGAAACCGATATCAAACGCATTGATGGTGCCACTCCCTTATGGATTGCTGCACAAATGGGTCACGATCATATCTGTAAAGTTTTACTTCAAAACGGAGCCAATATTGATGCAGTGCGTTGTGATGGAGCGACACCGCTATTCAAAGCAGCCCACAAGGGACACGCGGCTGTGATCACAGTATTGCTGAAATATCGGCCAAATTTAGGTGTATTACCCAACGGAGAGACAGCGTTGCATGCGGCTGCCATGTTTGGACACTTGGCAGTGTGCAAACAGTTGGTGGCAGCTGGCAGTGATGTTCTAGTAAAGAATCAGGACGGTTTCACAGCATTGCAGTTGGCCCACCAACAGAAATTCACCTCCATCTGTGATTATCTGCAGGACCGAATACGTAAGCTGATTGCAAGAAATTCGATGGCCGTGCCATCGGCTCCAAAGACATCCAACGACAATGGCAACCCGGCAGCCACGGCAACGACAACAATGTCGGCGTAA
- the LOC124460346 gene encoding microfibril-associated glycoprotein 4-like produces MTIFNFCNFQLLDACISSCNNYCYSIDEMKDNQIKQLRKEQKILSERIDQLTSTNTEKDVKTQGRTDEMETVTENISAQSEEEDTEMESLKFKLVDDQLKEPIDDDDQQELAHSESTEYNEYSTETPEIDTSDWIVVQRRIDNTVDFQRNWKDYKRGFGNPNGNYFIGLENLYLLTKAKRYELLIELRDVNGATGYARYDNFAVGSEIEDYTLNSLGAYSGTAGDSLSAHLNMKFSTIDRDNDIWERSCSSIYNGGWWFSNCGHSSLNGIFNSGGGDKGLIGILWGSWKRSWDWNISLIYSKMMIRPKMS; encoded by the exons AtgacaattttcaatttttgtaattttcagTTACTCGATGCATGTATATCGTCATGCAATAATTACTGTTATTCCATTGATGAAATGAAAGATAATCAAATTAAGCAATTGCGGAAGGAACAGAAGATACTTTCTGAACGGATCGATCAACTGACTTCCACTAATACCGAAAAGGATGTTAAAACTCAAGGGCGAACAGATGAAATGGAAACTGTTACGGAAAATATTTCAGCCCAATCTGAAGAAGAGGATACTGAAATGGAAAGCCTAAAGTTTAAACTCGTTGACGACCAACTTAAGGAGCCaatagatgatgatgatcagcAAGAACTTGCTCACTCTGAGAGCACTGAATATAATGAATATTCTACCGAGACACCTGAAATAGATACGAGCGACTGGATTGTAGTTCAGCGTCGCATTGATAATACTGTCGATTTCCAAAGAAATTGGAAGGATTACAAACGGGGTTTTGGCAATCCGAACGGCAACTACTTCATTGGATTAGagaatttatatttattaaccAAAGCTAAGCGATACGAGTTGCTGATCGAACTCCGAGATGTGAATGGTGCAACTGGCTATGCCCGCTATGATAATTTTGCTGTGGGCAGTGAAATTGAAGACTATACATTAAACTCTTTAGGCGCTTACAGCGGAACCGCTGGAGATTCACTTTCCGCTCATTTGAACATGAAATTCTCTACCATTGACCGAGATAATGACATTTGGGAACGTAGTTGTTCTTCCATATACAATGGTGGCTGGTGGTTTAGCAACTGTGGACACAG TTCGCTAAATGGAATCTTTAATAGCGGTGGTGGAGACAAAGGTTTAATCGGCATTCTTTGGGGAAGTTGGAAACGATCATGGGATTGGAATATATCACTAATCTATTCCAAAATGATGATTCGCCCAAAAATGTCTTAA
- the LOC26529551 gene encoding glycoprotein-N-acetylgalactosamine 3-beta-galactosyltransferase 1 isoform X1, with product MSTRDTHIFQTEQLLSFHQKKIYILAPRTKYRLFIILILGLISGFSLTRFFSQFATHTTKDSCKGPTSVMGLDNTSIADKLKKEVRVLCWIMTTPKYHRAKARHVKRTWAKRCNILLFMSTTEDGELPTVKLNATEGRENYYRKMEEALKYIYKHYYNDADWFYKANDDTYAVIENLRYMLYPYNPQTPVHFGLTSSPHVNNTGDDYVLSREALRRFVKEGIPNSEKCLPATVVNEAIEIGRCLKYLNVIAGDSRDSKGLDRMVPCVAPKFLSLVRFDKKYWNGTYPSSTETCPTCCSDLAISWHLVHFHHMYVLNYLIYNLKAYGLVKSLDPLNAKLDVGKVLPASIHKNSIEQIYNAENRNLSSHERRIQT from the exons ATGTCAACCAGAGATACACATATATTTCAAACTGAACAGTTGTTGTCTTTCCATCAAAAAAAGA TTTATATTTTAGCCCCTCGGACAAAGTATCGCTTATTTATTATTCTGATTCTGGGTCTTATATCGGGATTTAGCTTAACACGTTTTTTCTCACAATTTGCTACCCATACAACTAAAGATTCTTGT AAAGGCCCCACCAGTGTTATGGGTCTTGATAACACTTCTATTGCCGATAAGTTGAAGAAGGAAGTTCGTGTTCTCTGCTGGATAATGACCACTCCAAAGTATCACAGGGCCAAGGCCCGCCACGTGAAACGTACTTGGGCTAAACGCTGTAATATTTTACTATTCATGAGCACGACTGAGGATGGAGAATTGCCTACGGTAAAGTTGAATGCAACCGAGGGCCGTGAGAATTATTATCGAAAAATGGAAGAGGCCCTCAAGTATATCTATAAGCATTATTACAACGATGCCGATTGGTTCTACAAGGCCAATGACGACACATATGCTGTGATTGAGAATCTTCGTTATATGCTCTATCCGTATAATCCTCAAACCCCCGTACACTTTGGTTTGACCTCCTCCCCCCACGTAAATAACACTGGAGACGATTATGTTCTTAGTCGTGAAGCCCTACGTAGATTTGTGAAAGAAGGTATACCCAATTCGGAAAAATGCTTACCCGCCACAGTAGTCAATGAGGCTATCGAAATTGGTCGCTGTTTAAAGTATTTGAATGTCATTGCTGGGGATTCCCGCGATTCCAAAGGTCTTGATAGGATGGTTCCCTGTGTGGCGCCAAAATTTTTATCTCTGGTCAGATTTGATAAGAAATATTGGAATGGTACCTATCCATCCTCCACGGAAACA TGTCCCACCTGTTGTTCCGACTTGGCAATCTCCTGGCATTTGGTACATTTTCATCACATGTATGTTTTGAACTATCTAATCTACAATTTAAAAGCGTATGGCCTAGTAAAATCGTTGGATCCTCTGAATGCTAAATTAGATGTGGGTAAAGTTTTGCCAGCTTCAATACATAAAAATTCCATAGAGCAAATATACAATGCCGAAAATCGCAATTTGTCAAGCCATGAAAGACGCATACAAACGTAA
- the LOC6643855 gene encoding glycoprotein-N-acetylgalactosamine 3-beta-galactosyltransferase 1, which produces MTSSNTLLARSLSEAPRSRSRSLFTLLLGLVAGFFLSQFASHIATTTIIYPLVQQHSAKHAHSHAELALDEGPEHEVFHHEHKEDNTTIADKLKKEVRILCWVMTNPKNHKSKARHVKRTWGKRCNILLFMSSAEDSELPTVKLDVGEGRENLWRKVKEAFKYVYKHHYNDADWFYKADDDTYAIIENMRYMLYPYSPETPVHFGYKFRTFVKQGYMSGGAGYVLSREALRRFVVEGIPNPKMCLPGTVVNEDIEIGRCMEHLNVTAGDSRDSMGRGRMFPFIPESHLIPPKYNKKYWYWSYQYYKNDDGLDCCSDLAISWHYVAPNLMYVMDYLIYHLKPYGLLRKPEPLPAKLKVGELLPAPIDQPAASNEDSVDDEDRLIKATTVKGNHEPDARELSSKEVDSDSDQNQDEEETDSQENDASENKVSKEENLNKESN; this is translated from the exons ATGACTAGTTCTAATACTTTACTAGCAAGATCTCTGAGCGAAG CACCTCGCTCAAGGAGTCGCTCActatttactttacttttggGTCTGGTAGCCGGCTTTTTCTTATCTCAATTTGCCTCACACATAGCCACAACTACAATTATATATCCACTTGTCCAACAACATTCGGCGAAACATGCCCATTCACATGCCGAGCTCGCCCTTGACGAGGGACCAGAACATGAAGTCTTCCATCACGAACACAAGGAAGATAACACCACAATAGCGGATAAATTAAAGAAAGAGGTTCGAATTCTTTGCTGGGTAATGACCAATCCGAAGAATCACAAATCAAAGGCACGTCATGTGAAACGAACTTGGGGTAAACGTTGCAATATTCTTTTATTCATGAGCTCGGCTGAGGATAGTGAATTGCCCACCGTCAAGTTGGATGTTGGCGAAGGACGTGAGAATCTTTGGCGTAAGGTTAAGGAGGCCTTCAAGTATGTCTATAAACATCATTATAATGACGCCGATTGGTTCTACAAAGCCGATGATGATACCTATGCTATAATTGAGAACATGCGATATATGCTGTACCCATATAGCCCAGAAACACCAGTTCACTTTGGCTACAAATTCAGGACTTTTGTTAAGCAGGGATACATGTCCGGGGGAGCTGGTTATGTGCTCAGCCGGGAAGCTCTTCGTCGCTTTGTGGTGGAAGGCATACCCAATCCCAAAATGTGTTTACCCGGCACTGTAGTTAATGAGGACATCGAAATTGGACGTTGCATGGAGCACTTGAATGTTACTGCTGGTGATTCTCGGGACTCTATGGGCCGTGGACGTATGTTTCCTTTTATCCCAGAAAGTCATCTTATTCCACCCAAGTATAATAAGAAATATTGGTACTGGTCCTACCAGTATTATAAAAACGATGAT GGTCTTGACTGTTGCTCAGACTTGGCAATCTCATGGCACTATGTGGCTCCGAATTTAATGTATGTGATGGACTATTTAATCTATCATTTGAAACCCTACGGTTTGCTGCGAAAGCCTGAGCCCCTGCCTGCTAAATTAAAAGTGGGTGAACTATTACCCGCTCCAATTGATCAACCAGCGGCCAGTAATGAGGACTCCGTCGATGATGAGGATAGGTTGATTAAAGCTACGACTGTTAAGGGTAATCACGAACCAGATGCCAGGGAGTTGAGTTCCAAAGAGGTAGATTCAGACTCAGATCAGAATCAGGATGAGGAGGAAACGGACTCTCAAGAAAATGATGCATCTGAAAATAAAGTATCGAAAGAGGAGAATTTAAATAAGGaaagtaattaa
- the LOC6643853 gene encoding glycoprotein-N-acetylgalactosamine 3-beta-galactosyltransferase 1, with protein MIFLNTLITRKVEAHRSRSRSLFTLLFGLIAGFCLSQFASRMATPVIIYPLARQHSANHTDLHNDLVVDEGPEHEVFHHEHKEDNTTIADKLKKEVRILCWVMTNPKNHKSKARHVKRTWGKRCNILLFMSSAEDNELPTVKLDVEEGRTNLWRKVKEAFKYVYKHHYNDADWFYKADDDTYAIIENMRYMLYPYSPKTPVHFGFKFKPFVKQGYMSGGAGYVLSREALRRFVVEGIPNPKMCLPGTVENEDIEVGRCMANLNVSAGDSRDSTGRGRMFPFVPEHHLIPFKYDLKMWYWAYQYYKNDDGLDCCSDLAISFHYVAPHFMYAMDYFIYHLKPYGLLRTPEALPAKLKVGELLPAPVD; from the exons ATGATTTTTTTGAATACTTTGATAACGCGAAAAGTGGAAG CACATCGCTCAAGGAGTCGTTCGTTGTTTACTCTTCTTTTTGGTCTGATAGCAGGATTTTGTTTGTCTCAATTTGCTTCACGCATGGCCACACCTGTAATTATATATCCCCTTGCAAGACAACATTCTGCGAATCATACAGACTTACACAATGATCTTGTCGTTGACGAGGGACCAGAACATGAAGTCTTTCACCACGAACACAAGGAAGATAACACCACAATAGCGGATAAATTAAAGAAAGAGGTTCGAATTCTTTGCTGGGTGATGACCAATCCGAAGAATCACAAATCAAAGGCACGTCATGTGAAACGAACTTGGGGTAAACGTTGCAATATCCTTTTATTCATGAGCTCGGCTGAGGATAATGAATTGCCCACCGTGAAGTTGGATGTGGAGGAAGGACGAACGAATCTTTGGCGTAAGGTTAAGGAGGCGTTCAAGTATGTCTATAAACATCATTATAATGACGCCGATTGGTTCTACAAAGCCGATGATGATACCTATGCTATAATTGAGAACATGCGATATATGCTGTACCCATATAGTCCTAAAACTCCAGTTCACTTTGGTTTCAAATTCAAGCCGTTTGTTAAGCAGGGATACATGTCCGGGGGAGCTGGCTATGTGCTCAGCCGGGAAGCTCTTCGTCGCTTTGTGGTGGAAGGCATACCCAATCCCAAAATGTGCTTACCCGGCACTGTTGAGAATGAGGATATCGAAGTTGGGCGCTGCATGGCGAACTTGAATGTCTCTGCTGGTGATTCTCGCGACTCTACTGGCCGAGGTCGTATGTTTCCTTTTGTTCCAGAACATCATCTTATTCCATTCAAATATGACTTGAAAATGTGGTATTGGGCCTATCAGTATTACAAGAACGATGAT GGTCTCGACTGTTGTTCTGATTTGGCGATTTCCTTTCATTATGTGGCTCCGCATTTCATGTATGCGATGGACTATTTTATCTATCATTTGAAACCCTACGGTTTGCTACGAACACCGGAAGCCCTGCCTGCTAAATTAAAAGTTGGTGAACTATTACCCGCTCCAGTTGATTAA